The genomic region TTTCGTGCTGCGCGAGCGTTTCCGGTCGTTCACGGCCGAGCTGGAAGGCGAAGTGCCCACCGCCGGCGGCTTTTCCGCCGTCGAGGCAGAGGGCGGGCTGCTGCGCCTCAATTCGAACGGACGCTTCAACTTGAATGTCGAATATGAGGGCAGCTCGGCGCTGCTCGAGAGCGAGCGCGACATCGTGCCGACCACCTCGACCGGCTTCTACGATGTGGTGGGCAACATCACTGCGCCAGGAGGCGTGGGCGAGATCGATCCCGCGCTGAGCGCGATTGCCGGCATACCCGTCACCGTCGCGGGCGTGCCGGGCGGAGCCGCGGGCGGCGCACCGGCGCTGGCGGGCTTCGTGCCGACCGCCAACACGCCGAATGCGAACGGCCTCACCCCCTATCGCACGCTGCGGGGGCCGAGCGAACAGCTCAGCATCAATGCTGTGGTGAGTCGCGCTCTGTCCACGGACATCACCGCGACACTCAATGCGGAACTCGAAGCGACCAATGGCGAGACGCTGCTCGGGCTTCCCGGGGCAGTTGTCACTCTCCCTGCGGGCAGTCCCTTCTCGCCCTTCTCCGGGCCGGTGGAGCTTTACCGCTACTATCCCTCGCTCGCCCCGCTTACGCGCAGCACCGATGGGCGCACCGCGCATCTCGGCCTCGCGATCAACGGCGATTCGGAGGAGTGGCGCTGGTCGGTCACCGGCAACTACGATTATTCGACCAGCGAGACCTTCACCGATCGCGGAGTCGATGCCAGCGGGCTGCAGGCGGCGCTCGATGCCGGCGATCCGGGAGTGAATCCCTTCGCGACCCCGCCGCTCGCGCTGCTCGATGCGCTACCGGTCGATCGCACACGCTCGGCCTCCAGCGTGGGCGAGCTACAGGCGCAGATCGCCGGTGCGCCGCTCTCGCTGCCGACCGGCGACGTCACCACCAGCCTGCGGGTCGGCGCGACGACGACCGACTTCGAAAGCGAGACGCTGCGCTCGGGCATGATGCGGTCGAGCAGCGTCTCGCGCGACCTGGCGAGCGGACAGCTCAGCGTGGACGTGCCGATTGCGAGCACGCGCGAAGCCGTGCTCGATTTCGCCGGCGACATCACGCTGAACGGCAATGTCGAGGTGGAGCAACTGTCGGATTTCGGGACGCTGCTCACCTATGGCTATGGCGTGAATTGGGAGCCGGTCGACGATCTGCGCTTCCTCGTATCGGTAACCGAGGAGGAAGGCGCCCCGACGCCGCAGCAGCTGGGCGATCCGACGCTGGTGACGCCCAACGTCAGCGTCTTCGACTATACCCGAGGCGAGACCGTCGATGTGACGACGATCACCGGCGGTAATCCCGATCTGGCGCCGGATGACCGCAGCGTCTTCAAGCTCGGCGTCAATGCCCGGATTCTCGAGGAGCCCGATCTGCGGTTCAGCGCGGACTATGTGCGCAGCACGACCCGAAACGACATTTCCAGCCTCCCTGCCGCCACCGCCGCGATCGAGGCGGCCTTTCCGGACCGCTTCGTCCGCGACACTTCGGGCCGGCTGATCCAGGTCGATACTCGCGCGGTCAATTTCGCGCGCACCGAACGCGAGCAGATCCGCTACGGCTTCAACTTCTCGATGCCGCTCACCTCGACGGTCCAGCGCCGCATCGAGCGCTATCGCGCGGCGCGCGAGGAAGCCGAGCGCACCGGCCAGCCGGCGCCGCCGGTGCCCGAGGAGCTTCAGCGCATGCGCCAGCAGCGGGGCGAGCGACGCGGCGACGCCGAAGGCGGCGGGCAGCCGCCACGGAATGGCGGGGAGCAGGCCGCGGGTTCGTCCGGGCAGGAAGGGTCGCCGACGGAAGGCGCGCGCACGCCGCGCGGCCCCGGCGGCGGTTTTGGCGGCCGGCGGGGCGGGCGCGACGGAATGGGCGCGGGCCGGATCAACTTCAGCCTCTATCATACCGTCCACCTGCGCGACGAAGTCCTGATCCGCGAAGGACTGCCGGTGATCGACCGGCTGAACGGCGACGCCACGGGCAGCACGGGCGGGCAGCCGCGCCACGAACTGGAATTCCGCGCGGGCATCTTCAAGGACGGGATCGGCGCGCGGATCAGTGCCGATTGGCGGAGCGGAACGCGCGTCAACGCCGGCACGCTGGGGGCGCCAGAGCCACTCGATTTCGCGCCGTTCACCACCATCGACTTGCGGCTGTTTGCGGATCTGGGGCAGCAACTCTCGCTCACCCGCGATCATCCGTGGTTGCGCGGAACGCGGGTCTCGCTCAGCCTCGACAATGTCTTCGATGCGCGCCAGCGCGTTACCGACAGCAGCGGCGCCGTGCCGCTCAGCTATCAGCCGGATCTGCTCGATCCCGTCGGCCGGCAGGTTTCGATCAGCATTCGCAAGCTGTTCTTCTGAACGCAGCGGGTCCGGGGCCGATCGGTTCCGGACCGCTCAATGACCGCGGCAGGCGAGCGCATCGAGAATCTCCTCGACGCGGGCCGGATCGCCCGCGGCGATGACTTCGCCGTTGCTTGTCGCGGTCAGCGGGTCGCCGGCCCAATCGCACATCCGTCCGCCCGCGCCTTCCACGACCGGCACCAAGGCGGCGAAATCGTGCAGCTTGAGCTGCGCCTCGACGACGATGTCGAGATGGCCCGAGGCAAGGCATGCATAATTGTAGCAATCGCCGCCCAGCACGGTGCTGAGCACCTGGCCGTCGAGATGCTCGAAGGCATGGAGCTGCCCGTCGTCGAACAGCGCGGGCGACGTCGTGGCGAGCAGCGCCTCGCCGATCTCGCGGCAGCGCCGCGTCGTCGCGGGCGCGCCGTTCAACGTGGTCGGGCGGCCCACGACTCCCAGCCAACGCTCCTTCAGGATCGGCTGGTCGATGATACCCAGCACCGGCCAGCCGTCCTCGAGCAGCGCGATCAATGTTCCGAAGATGGGCCGCCCGGCGATGAAGGCGCGCGTGCCGTCGATCGGATCGAGCACCCATCGGCGGCCGCTGGCCCCCTCGCGCTCGCCGAATTCCTCGCCCGCGATCGCATCCATCGGCCGCTCGGCGATCAGCAGCTTGCGCATCGCCTCCTCGGCGGCGCGATCGGCCAGCGTCACCGGCGACTTGTCCGCCTTTGCCTCCAGCCCATGCGGCGCGCGAAAATAAGGGAGGATCGCCGCGCGCGCGGAGTCGGCGAGCTGCTCGGCGAGGGCGATGTCGGCGGAGGAAACGGTCATGCCGCTGCCTAGCGCTCCCGGACGGCGCTCGCCAGCCCGCGCCGACGGCAGATTCGACTCGCCATCGTCACAATCGACTGCCAATCCGTCGAGCCGATGCGCCGCAGATTGCTCCTCGCTCCTCTTCTGGCCGCCACGGCGTTCCCTGCCGCAGCGCAGGTGCGCACGGTGCCGGTTCAGCCCGCATCCGAGCGCGAGGCGCTGGGCGGAGTCGAAGTCTATCTGGTCAACGAAGGCGAGGTGCCGGTGTCCGCGCAGGGTCCGCGCCAGATCGAAGTGACCGCGGCCGACGGGACGCGGCTGGTGCTCGAGCGGCTGCCGGCGCCGGAGCGCAGCGTCGCGCCGGGCGGCTTCGCGAAGCTGCGCTACGTTCCTGTCGGGCTTGCGGAGGCCGCGGTCCCGCGCGCCGAGGCGTTCCCGCCGGCACGCCTGCCCGAGCCGGGGGAGACGGTGGTACAGAGCGCGACAGGATCGTCGGCGGGCTTTCTCGATCGGTTTTCCCCTCACGAGCCCGTTTATGGCGCCTTCGGCCTCGGCGATTCCGGTGCGAAGCTGCAAGTGAGCTTCGCCTTTCAGCCGATCGGCGGCGAGGGCGCACTCAGCAATCTTCGCTTCGGCTATACGCAGACGATGTTCTGGGCGCTCGATCAAGATTCGGGGCCGTTCCGCGCCACCACTTACAGCCCCGAAGTCTATGCCGATGTGCCGGTCGGCGACGCCAGCACGCTGGCGCTCGGCTGGCGCCACGATTCGAACGGCCGCGGCGCGGTCGGCTCGATCGACGCCAACCGCATCTTCGCGCGCATCGAACATCGCATCGATCTCGGGGGCGACTGGCGGCTCGATCTCGCGCCACAGGCTTGGTTCTACGTCGGCAAGCAAGGCGCGGCACCGGATCTCGCCGACTATTGGGGATATATGTCGATCACTGCCGCGCTGTCGCGGCCGGACGGGCTGAAGATCGCCGTCACAGGCCGGGGGAATTTCGAAACGGGCAGAGGCGCTGCCGAACTGTTCGTTTCCTGGCCGCTGGCCAGGATCGACGATCGCATCGGTGCCTATCTCTTCGGTCAGGCGTTCACTGGCGATGGCGAGGTGCTCGATGAGTTTCGCGTCGAGGACAGCCATGTACGAGTCGGAATAGCGCTGACCCGCTGAGCGGTGACAACAGGGCGAACGAATGGGAGAAGACTCCGATGTGGACACGATTGCTCCTTCCCGCGGCGCTCGTCGCGGCAGCCTCGCCGGCGCTGGCTGCGCTGACGATCGGTGCTCAGGCGCCCGATTTCCGAACCCAGGGGGCGCTGGATGGCAGGGCCTTTCCGCTGAAGCTTTCGGATCAGCTCGCGCGCGGCCCGGTGGTGCTCTATTTCTTTCCCGCCGCCTTCACGCCCGGCTGCAATGCCGAAGCCCGCGCCTTTTCCGAGGCGGCCGACGCGTTTCGCGCCGCCGGGGCACAGGTGATCGGAATGTCCGCCGATCCGATCGACAAGCTGCAGCGCTTCTCGGTGGAGCATTGCGCGGGCCGCTTCCCGGTCGCGCACGCCGATGCGGCAGTGATTCGCGGATATGACGTGGCGCTGCGCGGCAATGGAGCGATGACCAGCCGCACCAGCTATGTCATCGGCCGCGATGGCAGGATCGCCTATGTCCACGACGATCCCGCGTTCGCCGGCCACGTCACCGGCACGCTGGCGGCGGTACGCGAACTCGGGGCCGCGGCTGATTAATCGCGGTCGAGCAGGTCGTCGGTCACCGTCATCGTGAAGGCGGGAAGATTGTCCGGCGGGACTTCGGCGACGGCATCGACGAAGGCAGCGCGGGTCTCGGGCTCGTCATAGACCATCTTGGCGTCATAGGCCCGCTGCCACGCCGCTTCGTCCGGCCATTCGGCATAGCCGACGAATCGGCCGTCGCGCTCCTGGTGCAGCCGGGAGCCGTAGCTGCCGTAGCGTTCCCGGATCAGCTCGGTCCCGCGCCGCCACGCCTTTCGGAACTGCGCTTCCTTGCCTGGGTGGACGCGCCACCAATAGACCGCGACGAACATAATGCCTCCTTCGGTTTTCGCGGGCGCTCACCGGATGTTAGCAGTTTCGGGCCTAACTCGGTTCCCATGGAATCGCGCCGTACGCAGGATATCGCCGCATGCGGCAGGGTAGGGGTTTGAGCCTTATGGCCGGGGTGAGGGCGGTCCGAGCGAGCAGCGCCGGCGATGCAAGCCGCCGGCTATATGATCGAATCGGCGCGTTTCTGTTCGATCAGCGGCTTGAGCCCGATCCGACCAATTTCGCTTTCGCCTATCATCTTCTCGAGAACCCGGAGGGGCCGCTCGCCCGTGCAGTGGCGGCGCTGACCGACGGCGGCGTGCGGCTGACTCGGCGCGACATCGAGTCGCTCGGCTGCGAGGCCACGCCCGGCCAGAGCGAGGCCACCGACGGCAAAAAGGCCGAAGGGCTGGTCGCGCAGACCCAGATGCAGGTCGAGGGTTTCGAGGACATCATGCATGCGATGCGCGCTGAAACCGAGGGCTTCGGCCGCGATCTCGCCGCGAGTGCCGCCGCCATCAATCAGTCGCGCGCCGAAGTGGGGAACGACGGCGTGATGCTCGATGAAGTCGCGCGAATCACGGCGGCGATGCTGACGCGCGTGCGCACTGCCGAGAGCCGACTTGAATCCGCCACCCGCGAAGCGAGCGATCTCCGCAAGAAGCTTGAGGAAGCGCGCGACAATGCCCGGCGCGATCCGCTGACCGAGCTGCCCAACCGGCGGGCGCTCGAAGAGGCCTTTACCGCCCAGTCGGCTGCAGGCGAACGGCTCTGCCTTGCGGTGTGCGACGTCGATCACTTCAAGTCGGTCAACGATCGCTTCGGCCATGCCGTGGGTGATCGAGTGCTCAAGGCGATCGCCGAGGCGCTGTCGCAGGCGTGCAGCGGCCATCTCGTCGCCCGTTATGGCGGTGAGGAGTTCGCGGTGCTGTTCGCGGGCATCGCCCTAGAGCCGGCGCGCGCGACACTCGATACTGCGCGGGCGACCGTCGCCGCCAAGCGATACCGGCTGCGCGAGAGCGACGCCCCGCTCGGCGAGATCACCTTTTCGGCCGGACTTGCTGCCGGAGCCAGGGACGACAGTTTCCAGTCGCTGTTCCAGCGCGCCGACAGGCTGCTCTACACCGCGAAGAACAACGGCCGGAACTGCGTCCGGACCGGCTGAGGAAAGTCGGCGCCACAAGTTGGCGGATTTCACGATGTGCTTCTGTGTGAATTCCCAATACGCCGCCCCTGAAAAAGGCGCAGCGTTTGATTCCAGTGCCTTAGTGAAAATGGCACAGCCCCTGCAAATGATCGGGTAACGGCGGCCGGACGGTCCGAACCCGCCGATTTGCAGGGAGAAACATCATGGTACTTCGTCTCGATTCGCTCCAGCGTTCGGCCGCCTTTGCGGGCGCGCTCCTCTTCACCGCGGTTCTCGTCTTCGCGTCCAGCCCGGTTCTGCCGGTCGCCTGATCGCCTCAGTCAAGCACCCAAGGGGAGCAGCCATCATGGTTCGCAATCTGCTGGTCGGCGTCGCTTCGTTCGCCGTCACCACCCTTCTGATCGTCGTCAGCGGCGCGCAGGGATCGGCCCTTCTAGGCTGATCCGCTGCGCCCGTGGGCGCCCGGGCTGCGGCGCCCACATTCGCCGCACAATTCCTCCACATCTCCGATTCGCCGGCCCGTGCACGGAACCCGAAGCGGCAGGCGCCGGTTCGGGCAGTATTCCCAAACACATGCACGGGAGCATGCCCCCATGACCGATACCGTCGAGATGGTTCACGAAGACAATCTGCCCGGCCACGAGAGCACTCTCGAGCCCAAGCCGGACTGGGAGCCGCGCTATCCCGGCTCGGGGCGCCTCGAAGGCAAGGTGGCGGTGGTGACGGGCGCCGACAGCGGCATCGGCCGCGCCGTGGCGGCGCTCTATGCCCGCGAAGGCGCCGATGTCGCGATCGTGTATCTGTGCGAGCATGACGACGCCGAGAAGACCGCGCAGATCGTTCGCGGCGAAGGCCGGGAGGCACTCACCATCGCCGGCGACGTCGGCGACGAAGACTTCTGCACGTCCGCGATCCGGCAGGTGGTCGAGAAATTCGGCCGCATCGATGTGCTGGTGAACAATGCCGGCGAGCAGCATCCCGACAAGAACATCACCGAAATCACCGAAAAGCAGCTGCGCCGGACCTTCCAGACGAACATCTTCGGCATGTTCTTCATGGTTCAGGCGGCGCTGCCGCATCTTAAGAAAGGTGCCGCGATCGTGAACTGCACCTCGGTGACGATGTACAAGGGATCGCCGGAATTGCTGGATTATTCGAGCACCAAGGGTGCGATTACAGCGTTCACGCGATCGCTCTCCGGCAATCTCGCCGAGAAGGGCATTCGCGTGAACGCCGTTGCCCCGGGGCCGATCTGGACTCCGCTCAATCCGAAGGGCGGCGCCACCGAAGAGAAGCTCGAGCATTTCGGCGAATCGACTCCCATGGGCCGCCCCGGACAGCCCAACGAAGTCGCGCCGTCCTTCCTCTTTCTCGCCTGCGAGGACGCCAGCTATATGTCGGGGCAGGTGCTGCACCCGAACGGCGGCATCGTCGTCAACGGCTGAGCTAGCCGCCGCTCGCCGCCAACGGAAAACATTTCCGGCGGCCCGCGCCGGCGCCGTCTGGTCGCGTCAGGCCGAGGCGCGTGCGGCTATCGGCGCAGCCTTGGCGGCCGCGTGATCGGCAAAGCGTTCGGCGGCCTGCCCGAGCACGGACTCCGGATCGAGCGTGCGGCGATCGCTTACGCTGGCGCAGTGCGCGCGGAGTGCGCCCGGCGGACAGGGGGCGCCTCTCCGCGCGAATAGGTGCCGGTGAGCAAGCCGGCCGCAAGTACCTTGCCGGCCATTGCCCGCACCAGCGCGCCGCGCCCGGGATTGTCGCCCACGTCCGGCCCCGCGGCGAGCGCGAAGAGCTGAAACGCATAATGATGCTCGCCATGGCCGGTGGGAGGATCGGGCGGCAGCCAGCCCTCGGCGAAATAGCTGTTTCGCCCCACGTCGCTGCCGTCGGCTCCGGCCTTGCCGTCGGCCTGGATCGCGCCTTCGACCAGCTCGCCGTCATGCGGCGGAAGATCCCAGACGACCGCATGCACCAGCGGCGCCGGTGTCGGGGCATCGGCATCCTCGACGATCAGCGCCAGTCGCTCGGCTCCTTCTGGCACACCGGTCCAGAACAGCGGTGGCGAAACGCCCTCGCCATCCTCGGTGAAGCGCACGGGAAGGCGCGCGCCGTTGGCGAAGGCAGGGCTGGCAAGATGCAGGTTGTCGAAGCTGCCGAGCTCGGGCTGAACGATTGCGAGCTTGTCGGCGCCCGCGCGCACGCCTTTCAGCGCATGGCCCAGCCAATGGGGGACGTGTTCGAGCATCGGCGCGTCTCCTTTCCCGCGATGCAACGCCGCAGCAGCCGTCGC from Sphingosinithalassobacter sp. CS137 harbors:
- a CDS encoding antibiotic biosynthesis monooxygenase family protein; the encoded protein is MFVAVYWWRVHPGKEAQFRKAWRRGTELIRERYGSYGSRLHQERDGRFVGYAEWPDEAAWQRAYDAKMVYDEPETRAAFVDAVAEVPPDNLPAFTMTVTDDLLDRD
- a CDS encoding phospholipase A — translated: MRRRLLLAPLLAATAFPAAAQVRTVPVQPASEREALGGVEVYLVNEGEVPVSAQGPRQIEVTAADGTRLVLERLPAPERSVAPGGFAKLRYVPVGLAEAAVPRAEAFPPARLPEPGETVVQSATGSSAGFLDRFSPHEPVYGAFGLGDSGAKLQVSFAFQPIGGEGALSNLRFGYTQTMFWALDQDSGPFRATTYSPEVYADVPVGDASTLALGWRHDSNGRGAVGSIDANRIFARIEHRIDLGGDWRLDLAPQAWFYVGKQGAAPDLADYWGYMSITAALSRPDGLKIAVTGRGNFETGRGAAELFVSWPLARIDDRIGAYLFGQAFTGDGEVLDEFRVEDSHVRVGIALTR
- a CDS encoding peroxiredoxin — protein: MWTRLLLPAALVAAASPALAALTIGAQAPDFRTQGALDGRAFPLKLSDQLARGPVVLYFFPAAFTPGCNAEARAFSEAADAFRAAGAQVIGMSADPIDKLQRFSVEHCAGRFPVAHADAAVIRGYDVALRGNGAMTSRTSYVIGRDGRIAYVHDDPAFAGHVTGTLAAVRELGAAAD
- the hisN gene encoding histidinol-phosphatase, which gives rise to MTVSSADIALAEQLADSARAAILPYFRAPHGLEAKADKSPVTLADRAAEEAMRKLLIAERPMDAIAGEEFGEREGASGRRWVLDPIDGTRAFIAGRPIFGTLIALLEDGWPVLGIIDQPILKERWLGVVGRPTTLNGAPATTRRCREIGEALLATTSPALFDDGQLHAFEHLDGQVLSTVLGGDCYNYACLASGHLDIVVEAQLKLHDFAALVPVVEGAGGRMCDWAGDPLTATSNGEVIAAGDPARVEEILDALACRGH
- a CDS encoding YbhB/YbcL family Raf kinase inhibitor-like protein → MLEHVPHWLGHALKGVRAGADKLAIVQPELGSFDNLHLASPAFANGARLPVRFTEDGEGVSPPLFWTGVPEGAERLALIVEDADAPTPAPLVHAVVWDLPPHDGELVEGAIQADGKAGADGSDVGRNSYFAEGWLPPDPPTGHGEHHYAFQLFALAAGPDVGDNPGRGALVRAMAGKVLAAGLLTGTYSRGEAPPVRRAHSARTAPA
- a CDS encoding TonB-dependent receptor plug domain-containing protein; amino-acid sequence: MITASPMALAAQEAPPASTGPAEPNPQDAAPQGEAYEAEEIVVRSELRGSVIGDIEPEQVLTPADVRSYGASSIEELLEALAPQTGSARGRGGERPVLLLNGRRISGFRELRDIPTEAIERVEILPEEVALKYGYRADQRVVNFVLRERFRSFTAELEGEVPTAGGFSAVEAEGGLLRLNSNGRFNLNVEYEGSSALLESERDIVPTTSTGFYDVVGNITAPGGVGEIDPALSAIAGIPVTVAGVPGGAAGGAPALAGFVPTANTPNANGLTPYRTLRGPSEQLSINAVVSRALSTDITATLNAELEATNGETLLGLPGAVVTLPAGSPFSPFSGPVELYRYYPSLAPLTRSTDGRTAHLGLAINGDSEEWRWSVTGNYDYSTSETFTDRGVDASGLQAALDAGDPGVNPFATPPLALLDALPVDRTRSASSVGELQAQIAGAPLSLPTGDVTTSLRVGATTTDFESETLRSGMMRSSSVSRDLASGQLSVDVPIASTREAVLDFAGDITLNGNVEVEQLSDFGTLLTYGYGVNWEPVDDLRFLVSVTEEEGAPTPQQLGDPTLVTPNVSVFDYTRGETVDVTTITGGNPDLAPDDRSVFKLGVNARILEEPDLRFSADYVRSTTRNDISSLPAATAAIEAAFPDRFVRDTSGRLIQVDTRAVNFARTEREQIRYGFNFSMPLTSTVQRRIERYRAAREEAERTGQPAPPVPEELQRMRQQRGERRGDAEGGGQPPRNGGEQAAGSSGQEGSPTEGARTPRGPGGGFGGRRGGRDGMGAGRINFSLYHTVHLRDEVLIREGLPVIDRLNGDATGSTGGQPRHELEFRAGIFKDGIGARISADWRSGTRVNAGTLGAPEPLDFAPFTTIDLRLFADLGQQLSLTRDHPWLRGTRVSLSLDNVFDARQRVTDSSGAVPLSYQPDLLDPVGRQVSISIRKLFF
- a CDS encoding glucose 1-dehydrogenase, whose translation is MTDTVEMVHEDNLPGHESTLEPKPDWEPRYPGSGRLEGKVAVVTGADSGIGRAVAALYAREGADVAIVYLCEHDDAEKTAQIVRGEGREALTIAGDVGDEDFCTSAIRQVVEKFGRIDVLVNNAGEQHPDKNITEITEKQLRRTFQTNIFGMFFMVQAALPHLKKGAAIVNCTSVTMYKGSPELLDYSSTKGAITAFTRSLSGNLAEKGIRVNAVAPGPIWTPLNPKGGATEEKLEHFGESTPMGRPGQPNEVAPSFLFLACEDASYMSGQVLHPNGGIVVNG
- a CDS encoding GGDEF domain-containing protein, with protein sequence MAGVRAVRASSAGDASRRLYDRIGAFLFDQRLEPDPTNFAFAYHLLENPEGPLARAVAALTDGGVRLTRRDIESLGCEATPGQSEATDGKKAEGLVAQTQMQVEGFEDIMHAMRAETEGFGRDLAASAAAINQSRAEVGNDGVMLDEVARITAAMLTRVRTAESRLESATREASDLRKKLEEARDNARRDPLTELPNRRALEEAFTAQSAAGERLCLAVCDVDHFKSVNDRFGHAVGDRVLKAIAEALSQACSGHLVARYGGEEFAVLFAGIALEPARATLDTARATVAAKRYRLRESDAPLGEITFSAGLAAGARDDSFQSLFQRADRLLYTAKNNGRNCVRTG